A segment of the Salvelinus namaycush isolate Seneca chromosome 3, SaNama_1.0, whole genome shotgun sequence genome:
AGCTTGCCTAAACTCATAAGCCACCTGACTGACTGGGTTGAACActtggatgcatcccaaatggcaccctaatccctatatagtgccttaTGGGCCCTGAATTTATATTTTctttcctatgggccctggtcaaaagcagtgttcTATAAAGGGAAcggggtaccatttgggacgtatgAAGACTGTTTATCATAATGAATTGTTTGGGACGTCAGCCAGGCCATAATACGACACTTACCCAGTATCACTACTGGGCTCCCTCCACTTACCATGTTAAACATTCCTAATGTATTCATCTAATAAAACCATCATATTTTGAGATGAAGTATTAAGGGGTCCTTCACTAGAACTGGAAGTAGCACCGATTTATAGAATTGTTCATTTAAGGTGTCAAAGCAATATCCCTTTTCTTCAATGGTTATGTATTGACTATCAAATACTTGAATGCAGAGTACAGTGACTATGTGGACACTGACTGAATCTTCATTAATCCTTTTATAAAATGTCAGTTGACCATGCTTGGATACTATCTGAAATAAAATCATGCTGAACCACTCATTTAAGAAACATTTATTTTGTCATACAGTGACTGACATGCTTCCATAATGTTGACAAATGACTGACAGCCTTCATACATTAACCTTATTTTCAGATACAGTAAAATACAGAAGCATTTGCAACACTGACAAATTGCAGCAAAGCAGTAGTTCAATATTAAATTACTGTTCAAAGCGGCAGAAACTCATACAACAGTCTCAATGATCACTGACATGTCCAAACTGGGCAATGACTTCAATCAGTGCCTATACTTTCCCTCAAATTAAAACACTTTCCATTTGTTCACATTTTCAATGTAGAGGGGGATGGTGTCTTACTGAAATTAGTTTGGTTTGTGAATTTTTTTATACACAGCTTGTTGAATCTATTCATTCCAAACATTAATTGCATTTGACAAAGCCACTGAGGTCCTCCAGGAACTTGATGTATTCGTGATGCTCCATGGCAGTGCTCAGCTCGATCAGTTCGTCAGCAAACGTGTTGTCAACCCCCCGGTCAGCCAGGAAGTCCATGAGGTGGTCATACAGGGCCTGAGGTAAACCACAAAGTAAAGGCCAGTGAGAACTTCAAAATTAAACCGTAACCATCCGCAATGGTGATCTGCAATATaatatgggctcccgagtggcgcagcagtctaaggcactgcatctcagtgctagaggcgtcactacagaccctggttcgattccaggctgtatcataaccgaccgtgattgggagtcccatagaacGGCGACCATTTGGCCCAGCTTTGCCcaggttaggccgtcattgtaaataagaatttgttcttaactgacttgtctagttaaataaagcttaaataAAATAAGCCTGTCACCTTAACCGTCGTGGGAGTAGGTTTGCAGTGTCTGGAGACTAATACACCTCATAATTCCTGGTTACAACTCATGTTGCTTTCTAAAAAGTGTGTCACAATTATACCAAAGCTGCATTAAGACCAATATTGAATATTGTAGGCAGTCAAGTCATCATTGACACTCAGAAGTATTTGAAATTATATTTAATTTGCAGACAGATGGACCAAGACACAGTACTTACCCAGTCCAGAGAGTCTGTGTTGAGTGTGTAGGCGGTCTCCTTCCACTCTACATCTCCCTCAGGCTGGAAGCTGACCTCACGGATGGCAAAAATATcactctcctcttccccttcACCATGGATTGCCTGGAAAATGTATTTAGCCTAACATTGTCAGATATATTGCTtattaacaaaatgtggtaagAAACAAAGCAATAAAGCCTTTAGTGATTAGCAACTGAGGGGGCATGCTTCCCAATTATTTTGATAAAGATTGTAGGATAACTTACCTCATCTTCAGGATAATGGCAGTCAAACACCAAGGAATGTTTTTCCGCCTGTTTCGTCACCTCGACAACGAAGTTCGGTGAAGACACAATATCTGGCTTTAAGGAAACAAAATACACATGGTTCAAAACCTAAACAATGTAACAGTGCAACAGGTTCAgtgcagtgtgtgtccagttCGGAAAAGACAGTACAAAGAGGTTTACCTCATTCTCTGCAGACTTCTGTCCCTGTGCTTGTTCAGCCTCCTCTTCAAACTTAGGGGGAATACTGTTGTTGACGTTGAATGTGACGGTCACTCTAAGTAAAAGGACGAGGGGTCAGACAATGTAGTCGCTTATAGAAAATGTAGTTCAAATAAATTTCAAATAATGTTAACTGGGTTCATTTTGTTCAGTTATGGATTTATTAATACAACATCTAGGTTAATTATTAGTCAAATAAAATGTCTGCATGGATTGTATCAGTACCGGTCATTTACTAATCTACTTGGTGTAGCAGGCAGGTATAAACTAATATCGAGATGGCCTTACTTTTCTCCAGAAATTGTCCTAATGAGTTTGGCTTCTGTGCCGTTCTGCTGTAGCTCCCACCCTCCAGACATCTTGGGAAGAGTATTGCTTTTCTGGATCTTCTTCTCTTCTTTGATTTCATCCGAAAGGAAATTTCCAAAGGCTTTGTCTCCTGAAACCGAGCAATTATATAGGATCTTAGAACAGAAGATAAGTCAGTATTAGCTACATGCTAGTCATATATAGCGTTGGAGTGCTAGAGGCCtgactacagaccctggttcgatcccaggctgtatcacaactggccgtgatcggaagtcccatagggcggcgcacaattggcccaccgtcgtcctggttaggggaggatttggatgggataggccgtcattgtaaataagaatttgttcttaacagacttgcctagttaaatacaggtaaaaaatgtatatacacaCTGTCCCATAGATTATGACCAACACCTATACATTGCACCCACCAATGTTCCATTCCCATGGTCACATGTGCCTTGAATTACACACAGGTCCAGATGTAGATGCCATCAAGgataactagccagctaacatcACTTTCAATAGTTACTGATCTTTTCAGCCTTCCGCACCGCTCTAGAACAAGCAGTCTTAACCGATAAACAAACTAGCTATGAATATGACTAGTTACGGATAGATGTACACAGACGAATGTTCCAACCATTGGGTGAAACGCATTGGTGACATTTCTGTTGCCAATTTCGTCCAACCTGTCAGCTAACGTTACACGACAACGGTTAAATAAACTATGTCCATGTTTTGCATGCTGGTCGCAGCTATTCCTCCATTGCTTtacatacaggtaactatagtAATTATATTCAACAAGTCCAAGTTGAGGCCTAtttagcaggttaggagagcattttcactAACACTAACCCATTTccaaccttaacctaattatTCTGACCTGCTGCGAAAATATAGCCGTATAGAAGTGGCGTGTTTCTAGGGAATGTCATATTTAGTTAGCAGCTAGATAGCTAGCGTACTCGCAGTAGATACTTAATTTAGCTAGTTATTACCTTCTGTGTGTAGTGATCCACATCCACACGACACAGGAGTAAATCCTTTTGAACTGAAGAGTTTTGGTCTGTATATCGATGCTGCCCCGTTATGGCTCATCATCCAGAGAGACCGGCTGAAAGGCCGTATTGTTCCGGAGTTTGGAGAACATAATGTCGATCTCGTAAGAGGCTGGAGAGTTCGGGCCGAAAACATTGTGGTTGTAGAAATTCGAACTGCAGTACTCACCGCTCGGGAAAGAGACTTTAGCATGGTTATATATTGGTAAATTTGACTAGATAAGAAAATACAACAGTTAGATAAACCCAGAGTTTCAGTTACCCACTACTGACGTTACGGACAGATTACTGCCTGAGAAAACACGTGGGAAGGACAACCTGACCTCCTCAAACTTTGAACCGGAAGTGGTCCCAAGGTCCAGCCCACTGAGGTTTTGCAACGTTTTTTGTCATCTTTTGCGGGAAAATAATAGGTATTAAAATATCTTAAATATTGGACCCTTTTCCCCCCAATTTTCGCCGAAAATGACATGCCCAAATCtatctgcctgtagctcaggacctgaagcaaggatatgcatattcttgataccttTTGAAtggaaacactgaagtttgtggaaatgtgaaaataatgtaggagaatataaaacattagatctggtaaaatatgatacaaagaaaaaacatgcattttgtcatttttttaaccttcatcatctttgaaatgagAGAAAGGCCATTATATCACTTAGGAgtctaggcgcaatttagattttggccattagatggcagcagtgtatgcgcaaagttttagactgatccaattaaccattgcattactgttcaaaatgttgtcaAATTGGTCAactgatacattttcaagtacataactatagagaacattcAACAATTATATGGCAATATGAAATTTAAGTTtatacactcccaggaatgtcaatGATGGATAATTAGCTTCTACGGAAAAGACACAAAccttcatttacatttacatttaagtcatttagcagacgctcttatccagagcgacttacaaattggtgcattcaccttatgatatccagtggaacaaccactttacaatagtgcatctaactcttttaaggggggggggggggggggggggggtgtagaagggttactttatcctatcctaggtattccttaaagaggtggggtttcaggtgtctccggaaggtggtgattgactccgctgacctggcgtcgtgagggagtttgttccaccattggggtgccagagcagcgaacagttttgactgggctgagcgggaactgtacttcctcagaggtagggaggcgagcaggccagaggtggatgaacgcagtgcccttgtttgggtgtagggcctgatcagagcctgaaggtacggaggtgccgttcccctcgcagctccgtaggcaagcaccatggtcttgtagcggatgcgagcttcaactggaagccagtggagagagcggaggagcggggtgacgt
Coding sequences within it:
- the LOC120032640 gene encoding complement component 1 Q subcomponent-binding protein, mitochondrial isoform X2 gives rise to the protein MLKSLSRAVSTAVRISTTTMFSARTLQPLTRSTLCSPNSGTIRPFSRSLWMMSHNGAASIYRPKLFSSKGFTPVSCGCGSLHTEGDKAFGNFLSDEIKEEKKIQKSNTLPKMSGGWELQQNGTEAKLIRTISGEKVTVTFNVNNSIPPKFEEEAEQAQGQKSAENEPDIVSSPNFVVEVTKQAEKHSLVFDCHYPEDEAIHGEGEEESDIFAIREVSFQPEGDVEWKETAYTLNTDSLDWALYDHLMDFLADRGVDNTFADELIELSTAMEHHEYIKFLEDLSGFVKCN
- the LOC120032640 gene encoding complement component 1 Q subcomponent-binding protein, mitochondrial isoform X1, which produces MLKSLSRAVSTAVRISTTTMFSARTLQPLTRSTLCSPNSGTIRPFSRSLWMMSHNGAASIYRPKLFSSKGFTPVSCGCGSLHTEGDKAFGNFLSDEIKEEKKIQKSNTLPKMSGGWELQQNGTEAKLIRTISGEKVTVTFNVNNSIPPKFEEEAEQAQGQKSAENEPDIVSSPNFVVEVTKQAEKHSLVFDCHYPEDEAKYIFQAIHGEGEEESDIFAIREVSFQPEGDVEWKETAYTLNTDSLDWALYDHLMDFLADRGVDNTFADELIELSTAMEHHEYIKFLEDLSGFVKCN